In one window of Scylla paramamosain isolate STU-SP2022 chromosome 36, ASM3559412v1, whole genome shotgun sequence DNA:
- the LOC135091061 gene encoding uncharacterized protein LOC135091061 isoform X2 → MGVLGGVLLLFLGAVPSVTAEGTPVVEVLYNTSGIIEAPEDPSGNNWYQPDARYLWILDMQRANVNIEVTVEKLDLGLPYNAIHEASTKINFTAGDFVLVGAGSDVLQGNELMFFGTRSTPRKIIVRSGVGHIFFYSTQTITDAKGFTISYSVTDMASTLPPPTTPTPAPPVLSSAFISIKGIPVDDWMSYNDKFKLAISNMASDYDHKDLNMTKVPVDPSEVIINEAKKCHPDFCPVDLCVTYDFSIATETEGEVVFSKKDLEGMINMPSANQYIADVFGASCEICDDEASISTLLYIMIPLGVVIFGVAITYTAWKLTGRSSFSHAQEKYEQAQRDRIEDQRRRSSGDISILGVGGRSIASQGSRSSRRYTMPFPKPARDEVDHGGIEEEREEEVDTSDFVYYDPDQGITDPAQFGLAGVVSGFARQGQESHQYTNEAFVMDEDSAIALQRTSFADDSSDTDSDNGGALSFRPKRREMTAKNQIEVPAEVHSPEVEGETAL, encoded by the exons atgGGTGTTTTGGGAGGCGTGCTGCTCCTGTtcctgg GAGCAGTACCATCAGTGACCGCTGAGGGAACACCAG TGGTGGAAGTTCTATACAACACCAGTGGCATTATAGAGGCGCCGGAGGACCCTAGTGGTAACAACTGGTATCAACCTGACGCTCGGTACCTCTGGATTCTGGATATGCAGAGGGCCAATGTCAACATCGAGGTGACGGTGGAGAAGCTGGACCTGGGCTTGCCTTACAATGCCATTCACGAGGCAAGCACGAAGATCAACTTCACTGCCGGAGATTTTGTTTTAGTTGGTGCTG GCTCAGACGTGCTTCAGGGCAACGAGCTTATGTTCTTCGGCACGAGATCGACGCCCAGGAAGATTATTGTGAGAAGCGGTGTTGGTCACATCTTCTTCTACTCCACTCAAACCATCACAGACGCCAAGGGCTTCACCATTAGCTACAGTGTTACAg acatgGCCAGCACACTGCCTCCCCCCACCACGCCCACCCCTGCCCCTCCCGTTCTCAGTAGCGCTTTTATTTCCATCAAAGGCATCCCGGTTGATGAC TGGATGTCGTACAATGACAAATTCAAACTGGCTATTTCCAACATGGCCTCTGATTACGACCACAAGGACTTAAATATGACGAAAGTGCCTGTGGA tCCCTCGGAAGTTATCATCAACGAGGCGAAGAAATGTCACCCGGACTTCTGCCCCGTTGACCTGTGTGTGACTTACGACTTCAGCATCGCGACGGAAACagagggggaggtggtgttTAGCAAGAAGGACCTGGAGGGGATGATAAATATGCCCAGCGCCAACCAGTACATAGCGGATGTCTTTGGTGCAAGTtgcgag ATATGTGATGATGAGGCGAGCATTTCAACCCTCCTGTACATCATGATTCCCCTCGGCGTGGTGATCTTTGGGGTGGCCATCACCTATACTGCCTGGAAACTGACTGGGAGGTCCTCGTTCAGTCa CGCCCAAGAGAAATATGAACAAGCGCAAAGGGACAGGATAGAGGACCAGAGACGCAGATCATCAGGGGACATATCAATCTTGGGCGTGGGAGGACGGTCCATCGCATCCCAAGGGTCACGAAGCTCACGCCGGTACACCATGCCCTTCCCTAAGCCTGCACGGGACGAGGTGGACCACGGAGGGATAgaagaggagcgggaggag gAGGTGGACACAAGTGACTTTGTCTATTACGACCCGGATCAGGGAATTACTGACCCTGCGCAGTTTGGCCTGGcaggag tgGTGTCAGGGTTCGCGAGGCAGGGGCAGGAGTCCCACCAGTATACGAATGAGGCCTTTGTGATGGACGAGGACTCAGCAATCGCTCTCCAACGAACCTCCTTCGCCGACGACAGCAGCGACACTGACTCTGATAACGGAGGAGCTTTGAGTTTCCGCCccaagaggagagaaat GACCGCTAAGAACCAGATTGAGGTGCCAGCTGAGGTTCACAGTCCGGAGGTTGAAGGGGAGACCGCCCTCTAG
- the LOC135091061 gene encoding uncharacterized protein LOC135091061 isoform X1 codes for MGVLGGVLLLFLAGAVPSVTAEGTPVVEVLYNTSGIIEAPEDPSGNNWYQPDARYLWILDMQRANVNIEVTVEKLDLGLPYNAIHEASTKINFTAGDFVLVGAGSDVLQGNELMFFGTRSTPRKIIVRSGVGHIFFYSTQTITDAKGFTISYSVTDMASTLPPPTTPTPAPPVLSSAFISIKGIPVDDWMSYNDKFKLAISNMASDYDHKDLNMTKVPVDPSEVIINEAKKCHPDFCPVDLCVTYDFSIATETEGEVVFSKKDLEGMINMPSANQYIADVFGASCEICDDEASISTLLYIMIPLGVVIFGVAITYTAWKLTGRSSFSHAQEKYEQAQRDRIEDQRRRSSGDISILGVGGRSIASQGSRSSRRYTMPFPKPARDEVDHGGIEEEREEEVDTSDFVYYDPDQGITDPAQFGLAGVVSGFARQGQESHQYTNEAFVMDEDSAIALQRTSFADDSSDTDSDNGGALSFRPKRREMTAKNQIEVPAEVHSPEVEGETAL; via the exons atgGGTGTTTTGGGAGGCGTGCTGCTCCTGTtcctgg CAGGAGCAGTACCATCAGTGACCGCTGAGGGAACACCAG TGGTGGAAGTTCTATACAACACCAGTGGCATTATAGAGGCGCCGGAGGACCCTAGTGGTAACAACTGGTATCAACCTGACGCTCGGTACCTCTGGATTCTGGATATGCAGAGGGCCAATGTCAACATCGAGGTGACGGTGGAGAAGCTGGACCTGGGCTTGCCTTACAATGCCATTCACGAGGCAAGCACGAAGATCAACTTCACTGCCGGAGATTTTGTTTTAGTTGGTGCTG GCTCAGACGTGCTTCAGGGCAACGAGCTTATGTTCTTCGGCACGAGATCGACGCCCAGGAAGATTATTGTGAGAAGCGGTGTTGGTCACATCTTCTTCTACTCCACTCAAACCATCACAGACGCCAAGGGCTTCACCATTAGCTACAGTGTTACAg acatgGCCAGCACACTGCCTCCCCCCACCACGCCCACCCCTGCCCCTCCCGTTCTCAGTAGCGCTTTTATTTCCATCAAAGGCATCCCGGTTGATGAC TGGATGTCGTACAATGACAAATTCAAACTGGCTATTTCCAACATGGCCTCTGATTACGACCACAAGGACTTAAATATGACGAAAGTGCCTGTGGA tCCCTCGGAAGTTATCATCAACGAGGCGAAGAAATGTCACCCGGACTTCTGCCCCGTTGACCTGTGTGTGACTTACGACTTCAGCATCGCGACGGAAACagagggggaggtggtgttTAGCAAGAAGGACCTGGAGGGGATGATAAATATGCCCAGCGCCAACCAGTACATAGCGGATGTCTTTGGTGCAAGTtgcgag ATATGTGATGATGAGGCGAGCATTTCAACCCTCCTGTACATCATGATTCCCCTCGGCGTGGTGATCTTTGGGGTGGCCATCACCTATACTGCCTGGAAACTGACTGGGAGGTCCTCGTTCAGTCa CGCCCAAGAGAAATATGAACAAGCGCAAAGGGACAGGATAGAGGACCAGAGACGCAGATCATCAGGGGACATATCAATCTTGGGCGTGGGAGGACGGTCCATCGCATCCCAAGGGTCACGAAGCTCACGCCGGTACACCATGCCCTTCCCTAAGCCTGCACGGGACGAGGTGGACCACGGAGGGATAgaagaggagcgggaggag gAGGTGGACACAAGTGACTTTGTCTATTACGACCCGGATCAGGGAATTACTGACCCTGCGCAGTTTGGCCTGGcaggag tgGTGTCAGGGTTCGCGAGGCAGGGGCAGGAGTCCCACCAGTATACGAATGAGGCCTTTGTGATGGACGAGGACTCAGCAATCGCTCTCCAACGAACCTCCTTCGCCGACGACAGCAGCGACACTGACTCTGATAACGGAGGAGCTTTGAGTTTCCGCCccaagaggagagaaat GACCGCTAAGAACCAGATTGAGGTGCCAGCTGAGGTTCACAGTCCGGAGGTTGAAGGGGAGACCGCCCTCTAG
- the LOC135091064 gene encoding uncharacterized protein LOC135091064: MEVKVTIETLPYEVLERILSNPCVTVEDVVSCSLTCKYLNGVCLRNSLWRSKFAHQYPYTYHYIHTKERKDWKAKYVAQYRCKVKLVQCVLALSRTFVWSMYHDYEWPDIPRRALALYEDLFSDTLGDANNHYVLDECHNILNSGNPCMELTLKYYADKLHRHTYERLVISSKWDEFLARGNCYEEGLLWVVVGLRPVPKMCSETGVRASLDRLAQETLEHIKEVYPTNPLSTKALSDEDLVCKDSSQWRGEHCFEILQAVHHVLKHKSGYKVNNSLCESEPDHYCIDYVLHHKKGSSKLLLAIQLCVARRLGVSAVLHQNLSDHVLATWKLYYVGQDGVSGYMDTCDLCKKDLCVLMDEWQEGQLVDAKGMCQAILQQVVFLTECWLKRERWHAGEPVLYDLLDEETYNQPIRLLFTAWQHVEHWKMSRLYHYMNQLLRVTGSKHTQGKILHLSILLRINSKLTLVKLLQFRRSMGQPPNTMRDLLRMLASVDKRARTRVMELKTLLSSGLPSHSSLNPLASVPWPHGWPGGEMVQKRRVDRKSWQVQFAVGEVLEQRGGDLCVVYDWDSMCVESEDTLVLMGETGLAYGTDQPFYRVLTDGGSARYLAQENLRHAHQPQHIKNPLIGRYFTAFIYPFYLPNPQKAYEYPEDANIREQNALTLKLKFASND, from the coding sequence ATGGAGGTGAAGGTGACAATAGAGACACTGCCTTACGAGGTGCTTGAGAGGATACTGAGCAATCCCTGTGTCACCGTAGAGGACGTTGTAAGCTGTTCCCTCACCTGCAAATACCTAAATGGTGTGTGTCTGAGAAACTCCTTATGGAGATCCAAATTTGCCCACCAATACCCGTACACGTACCACTACATTCACaccaaggaaaggaaggactggAAGGCGAAGTACGTGGCGCAGTACCGGTGTAAGGTCAAGCTGGTGCAGTGTGTCCTAGCTCTCTCCAGGACGTTTGTGTGGTCAATGTACCATGATTACGAGTGGCCGGACATACCCAGACGTGCTTTGGCGCTGTACGAGGACTTGTTTAGTGACACCCTCGGTGACGCCAATAACCATTACGTGCTGGACGAGTGCCACAATATCCTCAACTCCGGCAACCCATGCATGGAGCTGACCCTTAAATACTACGCCGACAAGTTACACAGGCACACGTATGAGCGATTAGTAATTAGTAGTAAGTGGGATGAGTTTCTGGCGCGGGGTAACTGCTACGAGGAGGGACtgctgtgggtggtggtggggttgaGACCAGTTCCGAAGATGTGCAGTGAGACAGGGGTGCGCGCCAGCCTAGACAGACTAGCCCAAGAGACCCTAGAGCACATCAAGGAGGTGTATCCCACTAATCCGTTAAGTACCAAGGCACTGTCTGATGAGGACCTGGTGTGCAAGGACTCAAGTCAGTGGAGGGGAGAACACTGTTTTGAAATCTTACAAGCAGTTCACCATGTCTTGAAGCACAAGTCTGGCTACAAGGTGAACAACAGTTTGTGTGAGAGTGAGCCAGACCATTACTGCATCGATTATGTCCTGCACCACAAGAAGGGCAGCTCCAAACTCCTACTAGCCATACAGCTCTGTGTGGCCCGGCGTCTTGGGGTGTCTGCAGTGCTGCACCAGAACCTCAGCGATCATGTCCTGGCCACTTGGAAACTGTATTACGTGGGGCAGGATGGGGTGAGTGGCTATATGGATACCTGTGACCTGTGCAAAAAAGACCTGTGTGTGCTGATGGATGAGTGGCAGGAAGGGCAGCTGGTGGATGCAAAGGGAATGTGCCAGGCTATCCTCCAGCAGGTGGTGTTCCTGACAGAGTGCTGGCTCAAGAGGGAGAGATGGCATGCAGGGGAGCCAGTCCTGTATGATCTGCTAGATGAGGAGACGTACAACCAACCTATCCGCCTGCTGTTCACTGCCTGGCAGCATGTGGAGCACTGGAAGATGAGCCGCCTGTACCACTACATGAACCAGCTGCTCAGAGTCACAGGCAGCAAGCACACGCAGGGCAAGATTCTCCACCTCAGCATCCTCCTGCGCATCAACTCAAAACTGACCCTGGTGAAGCTGCTGCAGTTCCGGCGCAGCATGGGTCAGCCACCCAACACTATGAGGGACCTCCTCCGCATGCTGGCCAGTGTCGACAAGCGTGCACGGACCAGAGTCATGGAGCTGAAGACCCTCCTCTCATCAGGACTCCCCAGCCACTCCAGCCTGAACCCCCTGGCCAGTGTTCCATGGCCCCATGGCTGGCCCGGTGGGGAGATGGTGCAGAAGAGACGCGTGGATCGGAAAAGCTGGCAGGTGCAGTTTGCTGTGGGGGAGGTCCTGGAACAGCGTGGTGGGgatctgtgtgttgtgtatgaCTGGGATTCAATGTGTGTTGAGAGTGAGGACACCCTGGTGCTGATGGGTGAAACAGGGCTGGCCTATGGCACTGACCAGCCCTTCTACAGAGTGCTGACTGATGGAGGATCAGCGCGGTACCTGGCACAGGAAAATCTTCGTCATGCCCACCAGCCTCAACACATCAAGAACCCTCTCATCGGCCGCTACTTCACTGCATTCATCTATCCGTTCTATCTGCCCAACCCACAGAAGGCATACGAATACCCAGAAGATGCCAACATCAGAGAACAGAATGCACTAACATTAAAACTAAAATTTGCATCTAATGACTAA
- the LOC135091065 gene encoding bone morphogenetic protein receptor type-1B-like, whose amino-acid sequence MAAMAPSPGREVDRYGVVLLVLCLLALCQEAWGLVCYCELSCPDQSFNGTCVAKPDSFCFSSIIKEYDIETKEWRELRTFGCLGSGELGYMQCQAYLVKHQLPKNISCCNDYDRCNEMLRPSLSPEQIPTVHSSRSFLESILLVTLPLAFVLVLALIMTVWFRYRQKEADARAYNKPKPVNIGNSETLPDLLEVSSGSGSGLPLLVQRTIAKQINLVHSVGKGRYGEVWLGRWRGEKVAVKIFFTTDEASWFRETEIYQTVLLRHENILCYIAADIKGTGSMTQMLLITDYHPLGSLYDYLQKTTLNYYSMVRLSLSIACGLCHLHTEIFGTKGKPAIAHRDIKSKNILVKRNGECCIADFGLAVKYVSENNELDFGTNPKVGTRRYMAPEVLNDTLNMSCFESLKMADMYSFGLVLWEIARRCASESGSKYLLVDEYQLPYGDLVPPDPSFDDMHEVVCKRGLRPDIPLRWSCNEVFKTMSKVTQECWHAIPAARLTALRVKKTLYRLHVPDGTKIV is encoded by the exons ATGGCCGCCATGGCCCCAAGTCCTGGGAGAGAAGTTGACAGATACGGTGTAGTTTTATTGGTATTATGTCTTCTAGCGCTCTGTCAAGAAG CTTGGGGTCTCGTGTGCTACTGTGAACTGAGTTGCCCGGATCAGTCTTTCAATGGCACCTGTGTAGCAAAGCCAGACTCCTTCTGCTTCAGTTCCATAATCAAAGAGTATGACATAGAGacaaaggaatggagagaactgAGGACCTTTGGCTGCCTGGGCTCTGGCGAACTGGGCTACATGCAG TGTCAGGCATACCTTGTGAAGCACCAACTGCCAAAGAACATCTCCTGCTGCAACGACTACGACAGGTGCAATGAGATGTTGCGGCCAAGCCTTAGCCCAGAGCAAATCCCAACTGTGCACTCCTCTAGAAGCTTTTTGGAGAGCATATTGCTAGTCACGCTGCCACTTGCCTTCGTGCTGGTACTGGCTCTCATCATGACTGTCTGGTTCAG GTATCGACAGAAGGAAGCAGATGCCAGGGCGTATAACAAGCCCAAACCTGTCAACATTGGCAACTCTGAAACCCTCCCTGATTTATTGGAGGTGTCGTCAGGCTCTGGGTCCGGCCTGCCTCTTCTG GTCCAGCGCACCATAGCCAAGCAAATCAACCTAGTGCACAGCGTGGGCAAGGGCCGCTACGGGGAGGTGTGGCTCGGCCGGTGGCGTGGGGAGAAGGTTGCTGTCAAGATTTTCTTCACCACTGATGAAGCTTCCTGGttcagagaaacagaaatataTCAAACAGTTCTATTGAGACATGAAAATATATTGT GTTACATAGCTGCAGATATCAAGGGGACAGGCTCCATGACACAGATGCTGCTCATCACTGACTACCACCCTCTAGGCTCCCTCTATGACTACCTACAAAAGACCACTCTCAACTACTACTCAATGGTCCGGCTCAGTCTCTCCATAGCGTGTGGCCTCTGTCACCTACACACGGAAATATTTGGGACAAAAGGGAAGCCGGCCATAGCACACAGAGACATCAAGTCTAAAAACATTCTTGTTAAAAGGAATGGTGAATGCTGCATAGCAGACTTTGGTCTTGCTGTCAAGTATGTGAG TGAAAACAATGAGCTAGACTTTGGCACCAATCCTAAGGTTGGCACCAGGCGGTACATGGCTCCAGAGGTCCTGAATGACACCCTGAACATGAGCTGTTTTGAGTCTCTCAAAATGGCAGACATGTATTCATTTGGCTTAGTCCTGTGGGAAATTGCAAGGAG ATGTGCCAGTGAGAGTGGAAGCAAATATTTATTGGTGGATGAGTACCAGCTGCCTTATGGTGACCTTGTGCCACCTGACCCATCCTTTGATGACATGCATGAAGTGGTGTGCAAGAGGGGCTTGAGACCGGACATACCCCTGCGGTGGAGCTGCAATGAG GTATTCAAGACCATGAGCAAAGTGACGCAGGAGTGCTGGCATGCCATCCCTGCTGCCCGCCTCACAGCGCTTAGGGTGAAGAAGACGCTATACAGACTACACGTTCCTGATGGCACCAAGATTGTCTAG
- the LOC135091068 gene encoding uncharacterized protein LOC135091068: protein MFLPSTLPSKVVVEQGNKTTSLLVNDTMGSEFSQRWEKVRLEMRGQLRLIRNGKMWVESNDSVTQEPLKTVRVGPAILLENCPQGLPNWKLARSIQEVEQVLRRGTQETFSLMSPAPVSPSFSVGNTSFIMCWDKQTSRPVLTRMNGLLHPVPASHWVNLLFNLNEWDFTLEIQDPVDKKYLIKIPSPNKNQIIKFHTYGLTNNLYVVQHLEGLPSYTSTTSDKTDICLWVAVPVICVLLVLLLVMSCLFVFLHLCRMGNRKVVQVLRENPPVLSQTVSDNEGYLEPRQDN from the exons ATGTTCCTGCCCTCCACACTCCCctcaaaagtagtagtagagcaGGGAAACAAGACTACCTCTCTATTGGTAAATGACACGATGGGGAGTGAGTTTAGCCAACGGTGGGAGAAAGTGAGGCTGGAGATGCGGGGGCAACTGCGGCTGATCCGGAATGGCAAAATGTGGGTGGAGAGCAACGACTCCGTGACTCAAGAACCCCTCAAAACAGTGAGAGTGGGGCCCGCCATTCTCCTGGAGAACTGTCCACAAG GACTGCCAAACTGGAAGCTGGCACGTAGTATACAGGAAGTGGAACAAGTTCTGAGACGTGGAACTCAAGAAACTTTTAGTCTGATGTCTCCAGCCCCTGTgagtccttccttctctgtggGGAACACCAGCTTCATAATGTGCTGGGACAAGCAGACCAGCAGACCTGTTCTCACTAGAATGAATGGACTACTCCACCCAGTGCCTGCTTCACACTGGGTCAACCTCCTGTTCAACTTGAATGAATGGGATTTTACTTTGGAA ATCCAGGACCCAGTGGATAAAAAATACCTGATTAAGATTCCTTCACCTAACAAGAACCAAATCATCAAATTCCACACTTATGGGCTCACCAACAACTTGTATGTGGTGCAACACTTGGAAGGGTTACCATCATACACAAGTACCACCTCAGATAAAACAG ACATTTGCCTGTGGGTGGCTGTGCCAGTGATATGTgtcctgctggtgctgctgctggtaatgTCATgcctctttgtattccttcatcTGTGCCGGATGGGAAACCGCAAG GTAGTGCAAGTACTCAGAGAAAACCCACCAGTGCTGTCTCAAACTGTGTCTGACAATGAAGGCTATCTTGAGCCTAGACAAGATAATTGA